The segment ACTATCGACCATTGTTGTCAACCACGATACGATGTTACCAGGAAAAGGTTATTTTGAATATGTCGGAGGACTGTTGGGGTATAAAAATTTACCTGCAAATCAATGGGAGCAGTTCTATAAGGAGCAAGAACGTGCTGTCTTTGCAGAAAATAATTGGAATAAGTTTCTTACTATATTCTCTGGGGAGACAGCCTCTCAGCCAACTCAACAAAGTAAAACTCCGATAACAACAGAGCTAAATCAAGAAATTGATTTAAATAAGCTAAATCCTAAAACAAAGATTGTTTTAACAGAAGGACCAACTAAGAAGGTTGACCATCAAAATGTTCATTCCTCCATTCAAATTGACTTTGTTGAATTACAAGAAAAGAAAAGAGAAATTGGCCTATTAGGAGAAAAGAGCATTCTTGAATATGAAATAGAGTACCTTAAACATCATGGACGAGCGGATTTAGCTGAAAAAGTTCAACATATTGCTCAAGACCTTGGTGATGGAGCGGGATATGATATTAAATCTTTTCATTTGGATGGCACCGAGAAGTTTATTGAAGTCAAGACAACAGTAAATGGAATTAATACTCCTTTTGAGATAACGTCAAATGAATTGTCTTTCTCAAAAGAATATAGTAACCAGTATTATTTGTATCGTCTTTATGATTTCGATTGGAAAAGCGGCTCTGGTAAGTTGTATGTCGTTAAAGGTGATATTGCTGAACACTTTGAATTACAACCTACACAATTCAAGGTATTATTACGAAACCCACATCCAACCAAACGGCTTTGAAGCACAAGTCGTTGCCAGCGCTTGCGAACCGCTTTTATTTATGTATAAAGAAAAGCTGGATGAATTTATGTGATCTTCTCTGCTGGACCAGATGACAACGATCAGTTGAAAAAGTACCCCCTATCTAAGTGATAAAGAAAAGAATCTCATTGCTCGTTTTAAGAAGCCAATGCCTGAAGATAAGTTGTTTATGTTGATCGTCTGTGACAAATTGTTAACGGGCTATGGTGCTCTTGTTGAGCAAGTTATGTCTAGATAAAACCATTATGCTCCAGGCGATCTCGAGAACCAATCGTAAGTATGAAAAGAAAGACTACGGTTTAATCGTCGGTTACTTTGGGATATCAAGTTTTCTTGAAAAAGCCCTCGGTATCTTCGCCAGACAGGATTACCGAGGGAGACTTTACATCCCATCGATAGTTAAGCTACCCGGACTGCAGAACTGCCATCATGCCATCATGCTATCATGCAATATTTCGACTACGTCAATAAGATGGACATGGACGCCTATGTTCAGGCCCTTGAACCAGAAGGCATACGTCATGAGTTTAATATGACTTTTAAATACTTGGCACAAAGCATGGATATGATGATGCCTAACCTAAAATCTCATATTTCCAAGTGTAGGTAAGAACCAAGTAACTCATTACGGAGCATCTACAGGCTTCAGCTATGGCAATTTTTTGCATGATCCCATCGATATTCTTTCCAATTAGTTTGAGAAACAGGAGGAAGAAGCTAAGAGTAATTAGGCCAAGACTGCTGAGATGGACCATCCCATCAAGTGTATGAAATCAGAGTGAAGAGGCATAAGCCCCCTGTTTATTATACTTCACTCCGATTTTGATGCTGTTATAGTTATTGATTGACTGTAAAGATAAAAATAAACTCATCTCCATTTATGAAAGATGAGCCGTACAATAAATATGATGAATTTAAGTGCAATTAAAAAATGGAAAAAATTCAGGCAAAACGCACCACGCATCATATCTTCGACAACAGAAGAATGACGAAGCTAGGAAAAATTCAACTTTTTAAAACACCTATTATTAACAGAAATAATATTGTAATTCACGAGTGTTGATTATCCAAAATTATACATACGCCTTCCATAAATTTGGGCATACTCAAACAAAGCAGCGGCCATCCCGGATTTCCAATCGAGAGGAAGCTGCCCAGAGAAAAAACGGCGAACGAACGAAATGAAGGAAAGAGAGACGTTCGTCTGTTTTTTGGTTTGATCATACAGCCATCGCAGCAACACATACGCGATGAACGCCGCAAACAGTTGGTTGTATACCGCATTTTCCGTCGTGCCAAACAAGGTCGGGACATTCAGATATTGCTTCACCCAACGGAAAAAGACCTCAACAGCCCAACGTTGTTGGTACATGTCGGCAATGGTTTCCGCAGACGCATGGAAGAGGTTCGTCACGACCCGAATGTCGCGGCCATTCGCATCTCGAAAGATCACCACCCGGTGACGCTTGGTGGAGCGGCATTGTTTCGTCCCCAACTGGCACGTGAAGTCGGCTTGAACCGATGAGGATGTGCTGGAAAGGCGTTTCAAGCTTTTTTTCTGATGAAGTTCGATGTTGTCCTTCATCCGAATGACAAAGAGCTGATGCTGCTCCACAAATCGATCGAGGCGTTCGATTTTGAAATACGCCCGGTCTTCCACCAGCACTTGTTGAGCGTTCGTCAACTGTTCTCCCACTGGGCCATCGTGACGCAGTCCGGTCGTTTCCACCACGTCTGCCGGCAGCGAGGATTCCGGCGAATACGCGACGTGTAGCTTCACTCCGGCGCGTTCGCCGTGATACGGCGCCCATGGCAGGCGGTTTTTCCCGACCGTGACGGTCGTCGAATCCACCACCCGAAGCGGTTTGGGAAACCGAAGCGAACGGCGGGTTTGGCGGTTGCACTTGGAAATGATCAACGCCAACAAGCGTTTCATGATGTCATAGGGAACTTCTTTCGCTTTCTTGGATACAGTTGAATAATGGAATCGCGGCAATCCATACAGAGGTCCCACATCGGCTCCGTGGCGAAAGCTTTTCCATTGATGCATGGCGGCCAGCAGGAAGAAGTGAATCCACTCGCGCAACGTAAAGGTTCGAGACGAATCACGATACCCAACCGCTTCGGCAATCAGTTGAATCTCTTCATCCGAAACAAGTTTTTGCATCAAATTCGGGAGTGTGGTATGCTTGTTCATAGAGAGCACCTCCTGGGTTTGTTTGTGTCGCTACTCACATTCTACAGGAAAGGTGCTCTTTTTTCTATACCCTTTGGATTTTATTGGATAATCAACACGCCTGTAAAAAACCTTTACCATGTATGGTAAAGGTTTTACATACAAATAAAGACCTTTACCAACGGGTAAAGGTCTTGCTAACAACGTTAACGTTGCCAACAAAGCCGGGAGCGGCAAAACTCCGAAATGACGACTTTGTTGTAAAAGCTACTCCCCTTTAGCATGGCTATTCAATTGTTTTGCCTTAATTATAAAATAACATTCGCGAATCTGTCAATTATTATCCTTGCAACGAGTCAGTCAAGACTTTGTGGAGAACATTTTTTCGGTTCACTACGGGCGTTGTCAATCACTAGTTAGCGAACCATTTTCAGGAATTAATATCGTAAGCGCTTTCGGACTCTCATCCCTCATCTTGAGGTGATGATATTGTATTCCATTTTTTTACACCCAACCACCATCCCGGAGCGCCGACAACGCTTGATGGATCGGCGTCCCGGATGACCGCTGCAGACACGGTAGATTCTGACGCACCACATCTGCCCATAACCGTCCGGCCTTCCGTTTGGCCTGTTCGATCCGCTTGGACTTTGTTGAGGCCGAGGCTGCCGTTCGGGTCTCTTCTTCCTCCACCAACTGCCCATTTCTCCGCCAAATCCCGTCGATTCGGGCTGCCATCGCCCTCAGAAACGCCCGAAGCCCTTGGTCTTTCCAGCTGCGGCGGGATTTCACCCGATGCGCAAACCGGCTCATCACGCTCTCGGCGTGGCCCATCGGACGCATGCCGGTCGTCTCCACCCCTTGCTCCGACAGCCACTCCCGGTAGTCCCGGATGCATCCCGGCATCGACTCGATCCGGCGAATCAAGGCGGCCAGCTGTTGTTCTTTGCCTTCGTCCTCCAACGTGCCGACCGCGCTGTTCAGCTCGACCAAAAGTCCTTCTTCGTCTTGTTTCGCCAGCTTCCTCAGCACCTCCCGCCAACGCGGATGGCCGGACAGACACTGACGCAGCTCCCGCGCCACATGAAATCGATCCAGCTGAAAGCAGGCTCGCTTTCCAAAATACTCCCGGCAGGCCGTGATCCACGACGCCGCGTCGCCGTTGATGATCAAAAGGTCCCGGAACGGATCATAGGCATATTCGTTCATCAGCCACTCTTCAAACCGTTCCCACACGTCTCCCGCCCCTTCATGGAGGTAGTGGCGCCGGTTCACGAGCTCGAGCTGCGAACCGTTTCGTTTCCATCCCTCGTGAATCGCCAGGATTTTCTCTTCTTTCGCCCGTTTCCCTTTCCCCTGGCGGGAAATGAACAGCCCATCCGCCTCCACAAACAGCACTCGGCCGTGCCGTTGGGAAACAGGGTGGTGCAGCGAGACAGGGGCCTCCAGCACCAGTTGGCGAATCGCCTCGTGGCTGAGGACCGCATACCCCACGATCGACTCGAGTGTGCGAGCTGCTTTGCGGTAGGAAGAGCACTCCACGGCCAACTCGACCGCCGTTTCCTCGAGGCACGGACTGATCGACTGCGCTCCATCAAAGCCCAGTTCGGCATCCAGCAAGAACGTATACGCCCCCGTTTGTCGATCATAGTAGTCGTTCCGACGGAACGCCACTTCTCCAAACAGCGTTTGGATCGTGGTCGGCCGTTTATCTTTCAGCTGATACCGCCGCTTGTCCCGCGCTTCCGCCAGTTGTTGATCAATCTCCTCCAAAAGGGCGGCCAACAAGACAGCGAACACCTTTTGAAGAGTTCTTACTAATTGCTCCTCCAACTCTTTTAATAGGGGCCATTATGTGGTAAGAAGTTTCATGGACTCCCTCCCTCCTGTTTTATGGATGTTGGTCATCACCATCATAGCAGGGAGAGAGTCCTTTTTACATGAGATTTGTTTTTGGATTGGTGGCCCCGACGAGCGTGGCGAACAAAAATTCGCTATGCTCGTCGGGGATCCTTCCTGAATTTCACCCACAAATATTTTACTCACACTTTGTGTTCGCATAGGCGGCGGGGCAATAAAAAAACACCTCGATCTCCATCGAGATCGAGGTATTTTGTGATGACCTGTGAGGGACTTGAACCCCCGACCCCTTCCCTGTCAAGGAAGTGCTCTCCCACTGAGCTAACAGGTCATATCGCTTTCAAACACATTTTTTATTATATATATGCCTTCCTCGTTTGTCAAACACTTTTTTAAAAAAATTAGTGTTCATCATGAAAAAAGGGAAAGCCCGCGCCTCCCCCTTATCGAAACAACCCGCGCTCAAACGGCTCGAGCAAGAGCGGAATGTACTGGCGGCGGGCGGTTTCGTATTGTTCCATGATCCGGCGGCGGTGTTGTTCCGCGAGGGCGACGGTGTCGATCAAATCTGTTTCAAGCTGCGGGCTCGCGGTCGAGACGACATACCGGTCAAGGCCGAGCAAGGCGGCGAAGTCGAACACTTTAAACCGGTAGCCGAGCATGACGGCCGGGACGCCGGCGGCCAGGGACAACAAATTAGCGTGGAGTTTGAAGTTGACGGTGGCGGCAAGAGGCTGAAGCCGCTCGATGAACTGCCGTTCGTCATATAGTGCGCGGTCGAAGGTGACGCGCTCCGGGCAGTTAATTTTTTTGTACAGCCGCTCGCAGGCGGAGCGGTCGTTCGGCCAGACGATGTACAAGTGAATCCGGTAGCCGGAGGCGATCCACATTTTGGCAGCGCGGGCGAGGGTGTCTTCGACGAGTGTTTCGTGTTGGCCGAATAGGCGATTGTATGTCGTCCCCCAGTTGATGCCGATCGTTTTTTCTTTGTTTGGCGGTTCGGCTGAGGCGGGAGTCTGCAATAACAGCCTTGGATCGCCGATGACGCGGACGTTTGCAGGATAGGCGCCTAACGTTTTTAATACCGCTTCGCTGAGCGGGCCGCGAATGCCGGCAAAGGCGGCCGAGGCGAGGACGGTGCGGAACAGCTCGACGTCGTTGGCGGAAAAGTGGCGGTGAAGCGCTGGCTTAGCGCCTGCACACAAGGCGTCGGTTTCAGCTTCACCGATCCAGTCAATGCCGCTTCCCCATATCCATATTGGTTTTCCAGCTTCGTGCGCCTCTTGCAAAACGGCCATGTAGCCTGGAAGCAAGAGCGAACCGCCGCCGAGCACGACGGCGTCGTACGGGCTCGTATCTTTCCAGTTGACCTTGGGCGTCGATGGGATGATTTGAACGTCCGGGGCGTATTGGCGGGCATAGGAGGCAAAAAGATTCCATAACAGCTCGTCGCCTACGTTTTGAAAGCCGATCCAACCGATATACAACACCTTTTTCATCATGACGATTCCCCTTTCAACAAGGATGCATATACGCCAAGCACTTGGTCGACACACGTTTTGATATGAAACTGCTGTCTCACCCACTCCCGTCCGGCCGTGCCTAGTTGTTCGCGGTATGAGGGGGAGGCAAGCAGCCGTTTTAAGTCTTGGGAAAGAAGATAGCGGCTGCACCCTTGGCGCG is part of the [Flavobacterium] thermophilum genome and harbors:
- a CDS encoding polysaccharide pyruvyl transferase CsaB, which codes for MKKVLYIGWIGFQNVGDELLWNLFASYARQYAPDVQIIPSTPKVNWKDTSPYDAVVLGGGSLLLPGYMAVLQEAHEAGKPIWIWGSGIDWIGEAETDALCAGAKPALHRHFSANDVELFRTVLASAAFAGIRGPLSEAVLKTLGAYPANVRVIGDPRLLLQTPASAEPPNKEKTIGINWGTTYNRLFGQHETLVEDTLARAAKMWIASGYRIHLYIVWPNDRSACERLYKKINCPERVTFDRALYDERQFIERLQPLAATVNFKLHANLLSLAAGVPAVMLGYRFKVFDFAALLGLDRYVVSTASPQLETDLIDTVALAEQHRRRIMEQYETARRQYIPLLLEPFERGLFR
- a CDS encoding Transposase; this encodes MNKHTTLPNLMQKLVSDEEIQLIAEAVGYRDSSRTFTLREWIHFFLLAAMHQWKSFRHGADVGPLYGLPRFHYSTVSKKAKEVPYDIMKRLLALIISKCNRQTRRSLRFPKPLRVVDSTTVTVGKNRLPWAPYHGERAGVKLHVAYSPESSLPADVVETTGLRHDGPVGEQLTNAQQVLVEDRAYFKIERLDRFVEQHQLFVIRMKDNIELHQKKSLKRLSSTSSSVQADFTCQLGTKQCRSTKRHRVVIFRDANGRDIRVVTNLFHASAETIADMYQQRWAVEVFFRWVKQYLNVPTLFGTTENAVYNQLFAAFIAYVLLRWLYDQTKKQTNVSLSFISFVRRFFSGQLPLDWKSGMAAALFEYAQIYGRRMYNFG